The genomic window TTATTGTTTGATGTGGCCCCACCATTGgaattgttattatttgatGTGAGTAATGGATCTGAAGCAACTTCAATTGAAATCCTCTCTTGTATTGTTGCTTCAGTATTCCAATCCCATTTTGCACCATCATTGAATACAACATCTCTACTTATTATAACTTTTCCATCCACTGGATTATATAACTTATATGCCTTTGATTCATTTGAATAACCGATGAAAATGCATTTCACTGATTTATCATCTAGCTTTTGTCTATTGTGAGAATTTATCATGGAGTATGCTATGCAGCCAAATATTCTCAAATAACTAACAGTAGGCTTTCATACCTTTCCAAGCTTCAAAAGGAGTAATATCTTGCACTGCTTTTTTTGGTGATAAATTCAGTAAATGCATTGTTGTTACTAATGCCTcaaccaaaaaataatttggaagATCCTTCTCCTTCAACAAACTTTGAACCATTTCAACCACAGTTCGATTCTTCCTCTTCGCAACCCCATTTTGCATAGGTATATACGGTGCTGTTAGTTGCCTTTGTATCCAATTCTCGGCACAAAATATCTTGAATTCATTAGAAAGAAATCCCCCTCCTCTGTCTGAACGCAAGATCTTGATATTCTTGCCAGATGCTTTCTCCATTAAAGCCTTGAACCTTCTGAATTCTTCAAAGACTTGGGACTTGAATTTGATGAAGTATACCCAACTCATTCGAGTATAATCATCTGTTATAAATAGTATTTGTTACCTCCAAGAGAAGTTGTTTGCATATGACCACACACGTCTACATGTATAAGTTCGAGTGCTGTTGAAGCTCGCCAATTTGCATTTTCTGGAAAAGTCCTCCGATTTTGTTTCTCATAAATACAAGCCTCACATACTTCATTTTGATCAATTTGAGGTAAACCATACACCATCTCCTTCTTGCCCATATCTTAAGTGCCATAGTATAGATGAGTTTTGTTCAGTTGAGACCAAGCTAACATTTCATTCTTGAAAGATCAAGTGGAAACATTTTGTTTGCTGTCATCTGTACTTTGGTTACTAATTGCCCAATCTCTGCATCTTTAATATAGCATGTTTCATTTGAAAATAAGACTGAATACCCACTAAGTATTAGTTGGCTAACACTCAATAGATTATACGCAAGATTAGGAACATAGTGAACTTTGTGCAATAAATTCACTTGCCCTTGTGATGTTGTGAAAGCCACAGTCCCTTCTCCATTTACTATCATTTCTTTATCATCACCCAACTTTACCTTTTGCCTCTTTGATTCATCCAACTCACtgaaaaaatctctttttccgGTCATATGATTAGAGCACCCACTATCTATCAACCATGCTTCATCTAAACCTTCTTCTGTCCCATTATTTGCCATGAACAAGTTTGATTCTGCATTGCTTTCTGCCACATTCACAACTTTATCCTTATACCAACAATTTGCTTTAATATGCCTATATTTCTCTACAGTGATGACATTGCACATTGCTTTTGTAATTTCTTTGATCTTGATTGAACTGCCTTTGTTTGATATTTCTCCCTCTACCTCTTCCATGACTCTTGGCTCTATAGAAACCTCTACCTTGGCCTCTTTCTACTGGCTTTTTATGGTGCTTTAAATTGGAGGCTTGAAAAGCCTTTTCTTCTGATTTTTCTGCAGATTTATTAAGCCTCACTTCATGTGCTTGAAGTGATCCACTTAGTTCATCAATTGATAACTGAGTGAGATTCTTAGACTCCTCAATAGCTTCCACCACATGATCAAAATGTGGTGTTAAACTTCTTAACACCTTTTCAACGACCGTTTGATCAGTGATATTATCTCCAAATACCCGCATCTGATTGATGATTGCCATCATCCTGGAAATGAACTCTTACACTGCCTCATTATGCTTCATGTTCATTGTCTCAAATTCTTGCCGTAGGGTTTGTAATTTCACAATTATCACTCTTGAAGATCCTTGAAATTCTCTGTAAAGATGTCCATGCTTGTTTGGAGGTTATTGATGTTGCTATTCTGGAAAAAATGGTTCCATGGACTGCCTGTTGTATATAGAATAGAGCCtttgaatctttctttttattttccttcaatCTTGCATGATCTTCATCTAAATTGTTATATCCAGTCTCCACAAAATCCCATAAATCCTGTGATTTGAACGATGTTCTCATTTTTATGCTCCAGACATCATAGCTTTCCCCTTTAAACACTGGGAGAATAGGATGAGATGCACTCCCATTTGCCATATGACCTTGATCTTTTGGAAACCTGTGCTCTGATGCCactttgaagagtaaaaaatagaaaaaatgaatgatttgcAGAGAATGAGGTTTCAAAAGAATGCAACTAACTTTGATTATGAAAACGAATTGAAATTAATTCTCATTTCAATCTGAGACATTTATAATAGCTATTACAGTCTTTAATTGCATTCTTCTGTCAAAGGTTGCATTCATGAAACAACACTAATATAATTGCAAATAACTGAGAACTTAACTGAAACCAAATTAACTGCTTCATAACTTTCCACATTGGTTGCCCCTTGGACAATTACATGATTCTTCAACATACCAAGCCTTGGGGGCTTGCTCCAAATCGTAGAGCGCCTTTCTTAGCTTATACACACAATTTTCTTTCCCTTCGATTTCATACCCATCTGGCTATGTGACAAACacttcttcttgattttctcCATTCAAAAACGCCGTTTTTACATCAAAATCATATACTCTCCAACCTGAGTGAGCAGCAAGAGCAAATAACAGTGAAACAGTCTCTAAGCGAGCCACCGGTTAGAAGACCTCGTCAAAATTGACTCCATGCTGCTGAGAATAACCCTTGGCCACAACTCTGGCTTTCAACTTTGCTACACTACCTCGAGcattgaattttgttttgaagaTCCACTTGAGACCAACAGCTTTATTCCCTACAGGGAGGTCACATAAATACCAATTGTTATTGTTGATAATTGATTGAATCTCAATATCCATTACTTCCTTCCAACCCTTGCTTCTTACATCCTCCTTAAAATCAGTTGGGTCCACCATGTGCAATGCAAAAGTACAGATACTGTATATGTCTGATAGTAATCTAGTCTTCCTTGGTGGAGACCCATCAGTAGGTGCCACTGAAGAACTTGAATCCTCACGAACTGAGACAAGGGTTGTAAGCATTGGAGTCTCGTAGGCCTGATCTCCAGGAATTTTGGTGCTTGGAGCTTCATGAACTGAACTCCTTGG from Dioscorea cayenensis subsp. rotundata cultivar TDr96_F1 chromosome 9, TDr96_F1_v2_PseudoChromosome.rev07_lg8_w22 25.fasta, whole genome shotgun sequence includes these protein-coding regions:
- the LOC120268441 gene encoding uncharacterized protein LOC120268441 produces the protein MAIINQMRVFGDNITDQTVVEKVLRSLTPHFDHVVEAIEESKNLTQLSIDELSGSLQAHEVRLNKSAEKSEEKAFQASNLKHHKKPVERGQGRGFYRAKSHGRESNAESNLFMANNGTEEGLDEAWLIDSGCSNHMTGKRDFFSELDESKRQKVKLGDDKEMIVNGEGTVAFTTSQGQVNLLHKVHYVPNLAYNLLSVSQLILSGYSVLFSNETCYIKDAEIGQLVTKVQMTANKMFPLDLSRMKC